One Leucobacter muris DNA segment encodes these proteins:
- the nadD gene encoding nicotinate-nucleotide adenylyltransferase, with protein MGGTFDPIHHGHLVAASEVAQSFDLDEVIFVPTGRPWQKQHVSPSEHRYLMTVIATASNPRFTVSRVDVDRAGPTYTVDTLRDLRAQYPDDELFFISGADAVEQILGWKDIDRLWELAHFIAVSRPGHELSLSGLSGEHVSLLEVPALAISSTDCRARVARGYPVWYLVPDGVVQYIAKHGLYTEEATENE; from the coding sequence ATGGGCGGCACCTTCGATCCGATCCATCACGGGCACCTGGTCGCGGCGAGCGAGGTCGCCCAGAGCTTCGACCTCGACGAGGTCATCTTCGTTCCGACGGGGCGACCCTGGCAGAAGCAGCACGTCTCACCCAGCGAGCACCGCTACTTGATGACGGTCATCGCCACCGCGTCGAACCCTCGGTTCACGGTCAGCCGCGTCGACGTGGACCGTGCGGGCCCCACCTACACGGTCGACACGCTCCGCGACCTGCGCGCCCAGTACCCCGATGACGAGCTCTTCTTCATCTCGGGCGCCGATGCGGTCGAGCAGATCCTCGGGTGGAAGGACATCGACCGCCTGTGGGAGCTCGCCCACTTCATCGCCGTGTCGCGGCCCGGGCATGAGCTCTCGCTTTCTGGTTTGTCAGGTGAGCACGTAAGCTTGTTGGAAGTCCCCGCGCTGGCGATCTCGTCTACGGATTGCCGGGCGCGGGTGGCCAGGGGGTACCCGGTGTGGTACCTGGTGCCAGACGGTGTAGTGCAATACATCGCGAAGCACGGTTTATACACCGAGGAAGCGACAGAGAATGAGTGA
- a CDS encoding glutamate-5-semialdehyde dehydrogenase yields the protein MTQADPFLVKLDRARTASKRLATVTTTQKNAALEAIAVELENGVDEVVEANAKDLQRGAENGIGEGLLDRLRLDAERLRGLAAAVRDVIALPDPVGQVVRGSTLGNGIAISQVRVPFGVVGAIYEARPNVTVDIAALALKSGNGAVLRGGSAAEHSNRVLVSLIQRAVTRAGLDGEAVQTIDEFGREGAARLMRARGYIDVLIPRGSAGLISTVVNESTVPVIETGSGIVHVYVDGSADEEMAVSVVKNAKTHRPSVCNAAETLLVHRDAAERLLPRLANELIGAGVELSGDDAARAAADGVLAADDETWATEHHALEMGVKVVESLDEALAHIERYSTRHTEAIVTQDYANAERFLAEVDSAVVMVNASTRFTDGGEFGFGAEVGISTQKLHARGPMGLPELTSTKWLVRGAGQIR from the coding sequence ATGACCCAGGCTGATCCCTTCCTCGTCAAGCTCGACCGTGCCCGCACCGCCTCCAAGCGGCTCGCGACCGTCACCACCACGCAGAAGAACGCCGCGCTCGAAGCGATCGCGGTCGAACTCGAGAACGGCGTCGACGAGGTGGTCGAGGCGAACGCGAAGGATCTGCAGCGCGGCGCCGAGAACGGCATCGGCGAGGGCCTGCTCGACCGTCTGCGGCTCGACGCGGAGCGCCTGCGCGGCCTGGCCGCGGCGGTGCGCGACGTGATCGCGCTGCCAGATCCCGTCGGGCAGGTCGTGCGGGGGAGCACGCTCGGCAACGGCATCGCGATCAGCCAGGTGCGCGTGCCGTTCGGTGTGGTCGGGGCCATCTACGAGGCCCGCCCCAACGTGACCGTCGACATCGCCGCCCTCGCGCTCAAGAGCGGCAACGGTGCGGTGCTGCGCGGCGGCAGCGCCGCCGAGCACTCCAACCGCGTGCTCGTCTCGCTGATCCAGCGCGCCGTCACCCGAGCCGGTCTCGACGGCGAGGCCGTGCAGACGATCGACGAGTTCGGTCGCGAGGGCGCCGCCCGTCTGATGCGTGCCCGCGGCTACATCGACGTGCTGATCCCGCGAGGCAGCGCCGGCCTCATCTCGACCGTCGTCAACGAGTCGACGGTGCCCGTCATCGAGACGGGATCGGGCATCGTGCACGTCTACGTCGACGGGAGCGCCGACGAGGAGATGGCGGTCTCGGTCGTCAAGAACGCGAAGACGCACCGTCCGAGCGTGTGCAACGCGGCCGAGACGCTGCTCGTGCATCGGGACGCCGCCGAGCGGCTGCTGCCCCGGCTCGCGAACGAGCTCATCGGCGCCGGCGTCGAACTGAGCGGCGACGATGCGGCGCGCGCGGCCGCAGACGGCGTGCTCGCCGCCGACGACGAGACCTGGGCCACCGAGCACCACGCCCTCGAGATGGGCGTCAAGGTGGTCGAGTCGCTCGACGAGGCGCTGGCCCACATCGAGCGCTACTCGACGCGGCACACCGAGGCCATCGTCACCCAGGACTACGCGAACGCCGAGCGCTTCCTCGCCGAGGTCGACTCGGCCGTGGTGATGGTGAACGCCTCCACGAGGTTCACCGACGGCGGCGAGTTCGGCTTCGGCGCCGAGGTGGGGATCTCGACCCAGAAGCTGCACGCGCGCGGGCCGATGGGGCTGCCCGAACTCACGAGCACCAAGTGGCTCGTGCGGGGCGCCGGTCAGATTCGCTGA